From a region of the Pirellulales bacterium genome:
- a CDS encoding type II toxin-antitoxin system HicB family antitoxin, producing MKLKVLIHAAEEGGYWAEIPALPGCISEGDTLDDTLAHIREAAEGWVEVSKERPASDFDA from the coding sequence ATGAAATTAAAAGTGTTAATTCACGCCGCAGAAGAGGGCGGTTATTGGGCAGAAATACCTGCGCTGCCAGGTTGCATTTCTGAAGGAGACACATTAGACGATACGCTGGCCCACATTCGGGAAGCTGCTGAGGGCTGGGTGGAGGTTTCAAAAGAGCGACCGGCAAGTGATTTCGACGCATAG